Within Enterobacter sp. RHBSTW-00175, the genomic segment AGCGGGATACGAATCGCGTCATAGCTCATCCGCGGAGCCCAGGCTTTAGCCGGGACCAGCTTGCCGCCCGCTTCCAGAGACTCCCAGTCTGTTGGCAGATTCGCTTTACCCGATCCCATTTTCCCGAGCAGTCGCTGTCCGTCCTGAATCAGCTCCCGCCAGACCTGTAAATGACTGCGATCGGCAAACGCCTGCCAGGCAGGGAACACAAAGTAAGAAGGATTAAGCACCACTTCACTGTTCAGGTTAAATCCCTGCACGCCAGGCAGCATCACCCGGTATCCCGCATAGCGGATCACATTGTGCGCAATCAGCGCTTTAGTGATGCTGTCCGATGCTGTGCTGTAGCGCTTGTCATGCCAGCGGGTGTCAGCTTTCAGCAGCGCCCATGCAATCAGGACATCGCCATCAGATGCATTGTTTTTGTCGGCGACCGGGTTGGCTTCCACCGGGTTATATCGCCAGTAAAACAGCCCATTGTCTTTGTTTTTCAGCGTGCTGTCTGTCCACTGCCAGAGCTTGTCGAAGGTGGCTTTATCGTCGTTTGCCACGGCCATCAGCATGGCAAAGCCCTGCCCTTCCGTATGAGAAACATTGCCATTACCGGTATCAACTATCCGGCCATCCGGCATAAAGAAACGCGCCTTATATTGCTCCCAGGCCTGACCGGCATGGGAGAAAGGCGAAACCAACAAACTCATCATGACCACCAACGCGGCACATGCGGGCTTTCGCATAATCATCTCATTGTGGATTGTGATAGCGGAACTGAACGTCCGAAATGGAAAAGAG encodes:
- a CDS encoding glycosyl hydrolase family 8: MRKPACAALVVMMSLLVSPFSHAGQAWEQYKARFFMPDGRIVDTGNGNVSHTEGQGFAMLMAVANDDKATFDKLWQWTDSTLKNKDNGLFYWRYNPVEANPVADKNNASDGDVLIAWALLKADTRWHDKRYSTASDSITKALIAHNVIRYAGYRVMLPGVQGFNLNSEVVLNPSYFVFPAWQAFADRSHLQVWRELIQDGQRLLGKMGSGKANLPTDWESLEAGGKLVPAKAWAPRMSYDAIRIPLYVAWTDKQSSLLTPWRSWFAQFSREQTPAWVNVTTNEYAPYMMEGGLLAVRDLTMGQAPGEPEITAKDDYYSASLKMLVWLAGQ